In Phoenix dactylifera cultivar Barhee BC4 chromosome 1, palm_55x_up_171113_PBpolish2nd_filt_p, whole genome shotgun sequence, the genomic stretch atgaatatcttgaatgttttatggattgattttgataaacctccttgtgttgccattgcttaccttgagttgagttctataaaggttgtcttatctcaaatcttgagtcttatgaaaatatgctgaaatttatagaaaatatattttcgagattgacaattttattgaacattatcttcaaattctaaactcttaaataggaacgatcaattaagggggagaaagaaaattgcagaaggaaagatcatatgaaacttaatcgtataaattcataactaaaggagagagaaagaatactaaatgaaaagtgatcctaatactctctaatatgtatcatctgaaatttaatctgaaaatctttacgatacaccttgaggcttgttatttggttagtatatcttatgcatcaatcatgaactaaattgcaattcaaatagttgatcttaagagcctctaatttaatgaaaaagggggagaataatgtgttgaattttcttgagtatctcttagaaaacctatttttggaatttactaatgagttcttcttggcttgttctttagaacttcaattttgtgccaattcattattatatgtaccaaaatgtgcttctttttaaagaaataaagtctttaaaagagctttaaaagaaccttcaaagctttgaattttatgtatgctctaagatatatcataaattgcatgaattcatgttttggtatttatgccacaatatttttacatcataaaagaactttgcaatcatacttaatatattgctcttatactctgaaaattagttaaattgctctcatgctgttaaaatacttaatatattgggcaaaagatcttaaatgaacaagctttcatacttattattaaagaatgattagattttcattcgtgctttctttgaatatcatcttGGTACTTCTtggattaacttaagaaagattccacctacacttgatttggaaactatctttggaatcacattcgatgtgttctcattataattggctctgatctatgctcattaatctttttctaacattattgacttaagttatatgattcatattcttgcaataatttgacatgcaaatcagagtacaaaaagaaaaagaaatatttgagtattcttatctttgtgcttaatgtttcattatcttacaacctttttgatgttgtcaaaaagggggagaaatatctaagtatatgctcataatgctttatgtgttgattatgttaagttgattaaatctaaagcattatcatgaagtatattttaaagatatatattttctacttcaaacaacttagctatgcattacttctagaacacaatacattttatattgcatatactccaagttttgtcatcatcaaaaaggggaaaactgatgacccaaagattgatttaaagattgattttgatgatcacaaaaccttgaagtataaatactaatgtttgtattgcaagaagaaagataatttgttttgcaaggaacatagcaagttggaaaaatacaagaaggcctcaaaagctcttaagaaaagttggaagaaaagctcttaagaatgcccaagtttcaagttcaaggaattcaagttggaggagcaaatttaaagaaagattcaaaagaatagtcctcgagtcgactcctggaagtttagagtcgactctggcactctggagtttcaaggaacagtgctcgagtcgactccggaactctacgagtcgactccgactgagaacaggcaAAAAGACAGAGTtatttttcagcgctacagtgctcgagtcgactctaacttcagcgctacaatgcggagtcgactcccagctacagtgccggcagactactattcacgagtcgactcctgcttcagccgagtcgactcctgcttcagccgagtcgactcctgcttcagccgagtcgactctagcacgctgggaggcataacggctagttttttcttgactccaacggctctatttttgtctctaacggctagatttttgtttccacgccatctaaagctataaaatcaagaggagagctaggggagaaatatggaagtgggagagaacatttaggaaagagatttcaaagagattataagagaaatcttccaaaagcacaaaagggtcattcaaagtaaaagagagagaagaagagcatccaagtgaatcccaaagcttcctctccaactgtgtgctgcctcggtgatcctctacttcgtgcaaaatcagaagagggtcaagtaaagaagaagccgagttccttcatctacaaatttgtttgagggcttcttctctttactttgctTGTTTATattggctatatttgcttatttgagaagcttgtatttgatttaaactcttgttctaatatcttgtaacttgattcaatcaagggattgaatcaaggggttaaggtttgttagtgagccaaaggaaaaaccaacgttgcaaggttgtggttggtgagcctttggaaaaaccaactgggttgattgtgaacccggaaaacaatcgttgtaaggttgtggttggtgagcctttggaaaaccaactgggtttgattgtgaacccggaaaaacaatcggttggttctagtcgtgagcctgtgaaaaccgaccgagttcgttgtgatctcgcaaaacaacaagttgggttgtaagcttgtaaaacaaccggctgtaatctgagggattatagtgaaattcccaagaggtcttggggagtggatgtaggtgctggggtgcaccgaaccactatacatctttgtgcttgtgatgccttatctcttgtatttcatgccttacattcattcttgattgtgtaatatctctagctttgttttctatagagttataagtgattgtttagaatttgcttagcttcctctccattcttaccatacacatagattaaaattgatcatacaactataagttaactttagatcaattgcaccctcaggccatagtataattgctctagcttaattttccactactttacttgtaattacctagagcttaagtaaataacatcttatcattccgctgcattcaattcaaagtaaaaattagggaacataatttttagaaaacccaattcaccccccctcttgggttgtcaccttgggcaacacgggGTCTAGTACCAGTATAGCGAACCTTATCCACAGGTGACGACCCTTGAGCCTGGAGTGAATGGTTTGACGACTGACTCCCCTCCGAGGCGTTAACCTCACTATCGctcatgatgatgaagaaaaagataaagaaaaagatgaaggagaagaagacaaGGCAGCGAAGGAGAAGATAACGAGAAATGGCTAAGCAGTTGAGGAACAAAAATCCACCAAAATTGGAGAAGCATGAAGGACGCTGAAGCCGGAGCCGAGCGACTTCGCCGGAGCACCACCCGAGAGCTTGAACACTTGAACGCACGGGCGGAGCAAATGAAGCAAGAATTATAAACAGAAGGAAGAGGCCACCCTTATATAGAGGCACAAATGGCCCTGATCAAAGCACTGATTCGACTACTCAGACAGATCAAACCATATGTCAGCTTGACACACGGTGTGGCGATCCACCAAGATTGCTGCAGTAATGACGCCTCAAGGACCCTGCAATGATGATGCCTCGAGACACCTTGGGTATGGCGACGCTTCGAGAAGATCGATCGACTCATTTATTACCCCTTGATAAAGGTTTCACCCTCGATCGATGTGATAACTTAATTTTCTTTGCTCGAAATAGAATGCAGTTCGACCTTGAAAGTGGGGGGCAAGTGATAGAGGAAATATTAGCCACCTCAACCTCCGGCCAAATCGACCTTCTTGACCTTGGACATAAACCGAAAAGAATGACTTTATCCCCCGCCGAAGAGTCGATAAGCCGAGGAGCCACCAATTGAGAAGCTAATCAGCCGAAGGCATGTGTCGACAAGAATTAACAATCCTAACAATTGGCAacagccctaggagcttgcagTCGTGGTAGCACCACAGCCTACGTCCCATCAGCATTGCACGCTGCCCATGTAGACTGGCTCCCATATCGCAGCCGTACTACCAACAATTATTTGGCTATCAGTACACACCATATCAACCCAAATAATGACAAAACGGCTCTCCTATATAAAAGGGTAGCCTGGGGGACCTCATATACGCAAGATATCGCGGATGTTTTACCATTCATAAAGATCACattttgctgaaattttcttccttctatATTGTTGCCTCTCTATTCTGACTTAGACATCGAAGGGCGCCCGCCGGAAACACTTCAATTAGTGAACTTGTTGCAGACCATCTCTAAAGGAAGTCGATTCTAGCACGCCTCAACCAACTTGCTCAGCTCGGTTTCAATTGACTCCAAGGTCGTCCGAGCTGCAGTCCGACCTTAGTCTAAATTCTGCAGCAACAGATAGAAAAAATAATAGACTAGCAACTTGGAGAATTAGTAAGAGAATCCAAATGTCCAAAACAAACATCCGTCTTTAGACAGGATTTTGAAATGATAAATGTTTTTCAACAATGATTTTCTCTCTATTCTAATTAAAAACTTTCTACTgcatcttatatatatatatatatatatatatatatatatatatatatatatatatatatatatatatatatatatatatatatatatatatttgtgacCTGTACTGATTGGATTCTAGCGTTATATAACACCTTATTATCTTCCTTCAAAAGATAAAAGGAGTATTCAAAGAGAAACAAACACATCAAAACATATATCCTACTTAAGTCTCCTTCAAAGCTAGATCCAAGCAAAGATTTGGAATTTTGGTTTTTGTAGTTTATTAAGATGCTGAAATCAGATAAACTGGGATTGAGGAACATCAGGCTATTAGTTCCATGCTGGTCACAGTCTGCTCAACGTGAGACTCATTGAAGATTGAAATAAGCAAAATTTAAATAAGCATTGCTCTATGGACAGCATAATCTATGAAAAAGGACGAGTATGTTTTGCGTCACCCTTCTTTCTGTAGCATACCAAGCAACTTAAAGAAACATACCGTGATGCATTTGTGGGGTTCTTGGATTCAACACCGAGACAAAACTTTGCTCACCATAAATGTGTTAGTCGTATGCTGTTATTGAAGCATATATGCACATTATAAGAATGAAAGCACCAGCTTCCATACAATATCACCATGGGCGACCATCTCTTCTTTTAATATAATGGATATAGAATGCAATGATCCTCTTTTCTGAGTCGTTGTTAGGGTATCCCTTAATGTAACCTTTCAAGAGAGCATTCCATTTCACTCGAGATCTGGTTTTGAGGAAGAGATCTCATCTGCATCATGAACAAACACCATCTCTTCCCAAAGTTACCACttaattttgtttttaatgCACACCAAACTTTTCCATAATCCAAAATTGCATCAGCTCTGCCTAAACAATTTATTGAAACATATTTGATAATTAGTCCAACAAAATTTTCAATATAACAACTTAATGAATAAGTTACAACGAAGAAATAAGTATTAGAACAAGTACACACCTATCAAGAAAAATATTGTAATCAATTATGCCTCGTATCTCACTTAAGCTCACTAGTTTCCAAGGACAATGGATCTTGTTTCCATTGGAGGTCACTGAAACGAAATACTCTTGCTAAACACTGTATTAGCTGCTCATGAATCACTTCATCAGATggaagttccatcttggtctctCTTCTCAATGATGTCACCCCTTTATCTGAAATTCCACAAGGCACAATATGCTTAAAATAACTTAGATCAGGATCTATATTGAAGGCCAAACCATGAGAAGTGATGCCTGAAGATATTCGAACACCAATGGCACCAATCTTCCTGTCTCCCACCCATACCCCAGTTTCACCTACTTTCCCTGTATGAGCTTTCACACCGTACAGAGCTGCAAGTTCAATCATAGCCGATTCAAGGCCTTCAACATACTTCCGTGCACCAAACCCAATATCCCTAAGAGAGATGATGGGATATAGGATAGCTTGTCGTGGGCCATGAAAGGTTatgtctcctcctctctccgtGTAGTGCAACTCAGCACCCATGGCTTTGAGGTCGGCCTCAGGCACTAACAAATTGTGATATGTTCTCCGTTTTCCAAGTGTGTAAGTAGGTGGATGTTGAAGGGACAACACGGTGTCTAGAATTTTACCACCTTTACGATCTGAAAAAAGTCTCTCCTGCAGCTTGAGTGCATCCAAGTAGTTGACAATTCCCATCTTCCAAATCTCAATGCTCCGTTGAAGTTTCATTTCCACTGAAGTAGTTGACAATTCCTCCAGTGCACTAATATGTTTCTATTACAGAGTTGTCCAGTGATCaagaattaaatatgtcctctgTGGAATAGAAAATATCAAGCACCAAATGCAAAAGTACATTTACATTCTATCATGCAGATATCCATCTCAGAATTTTTCAatccttcatattatgcaatgcAAATTGGAGTAATACGACTGAAAACTTAGCAGCTAACATATcgaacacaagttttatagataGCATGTGCATATGCAGACTTGTTAATTCTTGGACTGGTAGCTACCATGCAGCCTAAACCAGAAGCTAGTATGGGAACAGATTTGGAGATAGAAGAGTAGTACTCAAGAAAAAGGTTGGGGATGATAGTCATATGTGAGTGGTTGTGCTAGATAATATTAAATAAGAATAAggcttatttaaaattcatcagaAACACTATACAGGGATTCAACAAATGATAAACAGCAAATAGTTTCGCCTTCATTGAACAAAGCTTGATCATCATAAAATATTGGAACCGCCTCAGAAGCAGAACTAATAAGTTCCCCAGAAGCATTTGGAATTGGTTGTGAAAGATTAATCTGATTACTAAATAAGTATTTTGCCCTTCTTAGGTGTCTGCACTGACTTGCTTCAACTTTGGTTGCTCTGTGAAGTTTGGGATGGTAACTCAACCCAAATACAAAGGTTGGTCAGAATTGCCTAGGAGAATGATTACTTTAAATTTTCCAACTACCGTATTTAGAGGGAGTACTACTTGTTTTTGATTACTTAGTAAACACATGCAGAATACTTTGAAACAGCCTGTTTTATTACCTGAAATAGATCATCCATCTAAACATGATATCTCCAACCCTCGGACCTTCATTCCCTAATGATATGACTATCAAATTTCATAGGACACAGGAAAACTTGGCTACTCTCTCTGCCTTATGATATTTAGTGTCACAAGATGTGGGAATTTGAGCCACCTAAATTTAATGTTCAAAATTATTCTATTCAAATTAAGTTGCATCAGGAagtgtaaaaaaaaaagtcaaagtCCATCTTAAAACTACTCTTGTAAATATGAACCTTCTATAATTTCAACTGAGTGAAGCAAAAAATGCTAACAAGTAACCATGTTGCAAATAACGAGAGGCATTTCAGAACTCATGGATTAGTTAAAGGGGACATGAATGCCAAGTTCTTTTGCCTGCACATTGGGAATAGATATATTTATGTGAACCTATAGGGTGCTTATTGACAACCAATAAGGTATTGAGCATGTTTCTCCTATGAATTCTTATGATAAATGGACTGCTCATCTAGAATTGTAGCTTTTAAGATGGTTTTTCTTTGCCAAACTAGTAAATGAGAAAGCAGAACAAAATGCCTATAATGAAGACCATTATTCCAATGAGAACCCAGTCTTTCAACTCTAATGCATTTCTGAGCATATAAAACATTATAATGATGCCCGATCATTATGCTGTTACActtctcttttgaaaagttttaaCCTCCCAATCCAGAGCATACTTTGTTTCAGAAAGAACTTCCAATTGCATCTATATTTGATCACTTGAGAACCATTAGCAATTGTTATTTATGCAAGGGTCCCCTCCTTGACCAAAGAGTGCTCCATCCTCAAGAAGAGCAGCAAGATGCAAGCTTGATGCCAAGATTGTTGGAAACCTAAAGCAAAACACAAGAAAAcgagaacaagaaaaaaaaaaaaatgagacgAGATTCTAAGACACATTACTGAGTCGCTGTCCATGGGATAGATTTCCATTTCCCCTCAATGGTGCAACCAGTCTCATGCCAGTCTAACCCCGAGATACAACAAAAACCTCTCATAATAACCTCTCATCAAAATTTAAAAAGGGGCATCACACATTTTGCATCAAATGAAGGTGTCTTCATGACTGGAACATCCACCATGTGTACATATGTCACAATTCATACAAGTCGAAAGTGATTAATGTCTTAAACTTCAGGCACACGTGCAAATTTAACATACAACACACAATGTGAGCAAGGATCACACTTTACAGGTTCACAAGTTACAGCCTTGCATGTATTCTCATAGGAAGCATTCCTCTCATACAACCATGCAGGCAGATCATCTAAGGGCAACCTGCAACAAGTATCCTACACAAATGGCTATGATGACATTCAGAGATTAATGCTCTTCCTTTTAACACTGCAGGTCAGCACTAATTTATCATAGGCAGGGCCTAACTGAAGATTATTCACTAGCACATTAGTGCTTTACCCTTTGAGCCTTTTCCTGGGATCTCCATTCATAATGTAGGGTTGCCATTGAAGGTGATTTACATTATAGGCTTCAGCAACATTCCTCTTGATGTCTCTAACACTAGTCTTTTTGATagacctttaattcgaggataagccaaattatcctttgatCTGACATAATCAATAGTGAATACTCTTTCGGTTATGCCCCAGATGTATAAGTATGGATTTTCCATTATATATTTTACATTTAGCCTTCGCAATTGCTGCTTGTTTATCACAATGTACAGGTACCACAGGGATTGGCTGGCTCCCCAATTCATTTGCAAACAGATTCCTAAGCCAACTTGCTTCTTCACTAAAGAGGTCAAGAACACTGAACTCAGCCTCCATAGTAGATTTAGATATCAAGGTCTGCTTGGTAGAATTCCAAGCGATAGCAGCACCTCCCATTGTAAACACATACCCACTAGTTTCTTTGGTCTCCTCTCTGGCAGAGATCCAATTTCCATCATTATATCCCTCAATAAAAGGTGGGCATCCTCCATAGACTAATCCACAGGATATTGCAACTTAAAGGTACCTCATTACCCTTTCTAGCTCACTGTAGTGAAGTTTATTGGGTTGACTAGTATACCATCTAAGCAGCAAATATCAGGTttggcatcatcatcaagaaaattAAGGCACCCAACTATTTAGGAATATTTACACTGTGCCACACTTTCTCACTTTAACCTACTATAAGCATCAAAAGGAGTATGGGCAGGTACATTCATAATAACTGAATCTTGTAAGTCTACTTTCACTTTAGTGAGATTGAGTAATAGCATTTTCTTCAGgggttttaattattttatgtcCTGAAATCAAATCAGCTACTCCTAAGTATTTCATATTAAGATTTTGAGAAAGAAAAGACTTAGTCTCATTTATTTTATCAATGCTAGTTCAGAAAATAAGAATTCCATCCACATTGAGACAATGTATCACACCTGAATTACCATCAAATTTGCTATATGCAGATTTATCTGATTCATTTCTTGAAAAGCCGTTAGATATCACTACACTATCAAATTTTTCATGCCACTATTTAGGAGTCTTCTCTAAACAGTACAATGATTTAATAGTCtacatattttatgttcttgtcCTGGCACTACAAACATTCATGGACCTTTAATTCTCCATATAAGAAGGCTGTTTTAACAGTCACCTGATGGATACAAATAGATGCTACAGAAATTAAGTTTCTAATTGTGGTGCAACAGATGagtaagtataaaaatattcaATCCCCTTATGTTGTTTAAACTAACCTAGCTTTAAATCTTTTCAACTGTACCATTAGGTCCCAGTTTCCTTCTGAAAAGCCACCTGCATCCAATGGTAAAAATCTAGAGGTAAATCAATTAATTCCCATATATTATTAGCCACTAAGGAATCCATTTCAATTTTATTGCTTCTTTCCACCAAAAAGGAGAATATATAGATGGCATTGCCTCATGAAAAGCTAGCAGGATCACTTTCCACTAGATAGATAAAAAACTCATTACCTAAGTTTGGTTCTCTTCTATTACATTTTACTCCTAGGTTCAAttatatgattatttttcttaGATGCAGGAACAGAAAGATCCTATTTGGTGGGGGAGCTTAGGGAGCTTTCCATATTCACTTCCTTCTCAAGAAACCATTGATCACCTACAAGTCACTTTCAACCTACAAGGTTTCAGGCTGGGGGAGCTTGGTGGTTGTAAGATTGTACCAGGATTTTGTTTTAATTGTTTAACAAAGTTCCACTCACTAAAAGTAATGGGTTTGAGATGTTAATGTAAGTAAGAAAGTATACACGAAAGATCATATAAGGTTATAattgaaacaatatattcaTAAAAGCTTATGATGGCACAAACATTTTGTTAAGTAGAGGTCAGGTTGAATAATGTTTTTCATATACTGTTTAATGTACTAGGAGCACAACTAGAAGATTTGGGTGGATTGAATTATTATTGCTGTGATTTCAAATGATGGTGATCTTCCAAGATTTCTTGGTGAACTCTAGAAGACGGATCACCAAGGAAACATGTAAGAACTAGATTCTTTCATACTTGAGGTGGATTTTCATATCATTTATTAACTATACACTAAAAAAGAAAGTAGTTATGATACATGAAGTACATGATAACTAGGATGAGTCTCTGCATCTGGTACTCAAAATCCAACATTAAATGCCAAATCATGGTGTCACAAAAGCTACCCAAACTGGCTATATCTTGCATTGCTCGCTTCCTTCTCCAACAAAGAGGAAGGAGAACTATTTCCAAAATGCACTTCAAAGATGTCATCTAATTTATTCAACTATTTGTAAAGCGAACTTGAAAAGGATATATTGTTTTGttttaacaaaatattttttatttttggatgaTGTATGATTTAAATCTATATGTGGAAGGCGGACTAAAATGTgttcaaatataaaaagaagTTTGAAGGCACAAAATAAGGTCTAAATGTAAAGACCATGAAGAGGACATTTCTTGAGGAACCAACCTACATTGGCAGAGGTCAAACATGCCAAGTACCTTAATTAATGAGTTTATCaactaaaagaaagagaaatatttTAATGACAGCAAAGTCAAT encodes the following:
- the LOC103719245 gene encoding octanoyltransferase LIP2, mitochondrial, with protein sequence MKLQRSIEIWKMGIVNYLDALKLQERLFSDRKGGKILDTVLSLQHPPTYTLGKRRTYHNLLVPEADLKAMGAELHYTERGGDITFHGPRQAILYPIISLRDIGFGARKYVEGLESAMIELAALYGVKAHTGKVGETGVWVGDRKIGAIGVRISSGITSHGLAFNIDPDLSYFKHIVPCGISDKGVTSLRRETKMELPSDEVIHEQLIQCLARVFRFSDLQWKQDPLSLETSELK